From one Acipenser ruthenus chromosome 21, fAciRut3.2 maternal haplotype, whole genome shotgun sequence genomic stretch:
- the LOC117428380 gene encoding coiled-coil domain-containing protein 117-like isoform X1: MSGVSSICEDENTKTQALNSLKPGEENVPSSTMLTHNWPTIGSHRTPLVPEDFNFQNRTAEDCLMSGDPRLNAQLLTKRSELNGIPNNLCYGNNRKRQHSDVGVIGRNCKIIKSNTVSSSRYVSCERRYERKHKREHDEETAIPRKRRATAEMVTTSYQAPSFLPEGVAPQHCWGDLSASPQEPAELEGQAAHIEVEGRESVKQWGAAHRRLQEIEDSIIVEDDDEDLETESTNSSFPVLVMSDTLREGLKQGLGDVIPRKIAQSLNHSCMEMVIWRPPEDVLCSKQRETMERLRHSTDSSPVAGTPVLKDGDSELQQHPAQTPVYRDLSQHSCTEEDMEL; encoded by the exons ATGAGCGGCGTCTCCTCCATATGCGAAGacgagaacacaaaaacacaagcactGAACAGTCTGAAGCCAGGAGAGGAAAACGTTCCTAG CAGTACGATGCTGACCCACAACTGGCCCACGATTGGCAGCCACCGAACCCCACTTGTGCCGGAGGATTTCAACTTTCAGAACCGCACCGCGGAGGATTGCTTAATGTCGGGAGACCCTCGTTTGAATGCACAGCTGCTCACAAAGCGTTCGGAATTAAACGGGATTCCCAATAATTTGTGTTATGGGAATAATAGAAAACGTCAACACAGTGATGTTGGAGTGATAGGACGGAACTGTAAAATTATTAAGAGTAACACCGTCTCGTCGTCTCGTTATGT GAGCTGTGAAAGACGCTACGAAAGAAAGCATAAGAGGGAACACGATGAAGA gACTGCCATTCCCAGGAAGAGACGAGCTACAGCAGAGATGGTGACCACCTCTTACCAAGCTCCCTCCTTTCTCCCTGAGGGTGTGGCCCCTCAGCACTGCTGGGGAGACCTCAGTGCCAGCCCCCAGGAACCTGCAGAGCTGGAGGGGCAGGCAGCCCACATAGaggtggaggggagggagagtgTGAAGCAGTGGGGGGCAGCACACAGGAGACTGCAGGAGATTGAAGACAG TATAATTGTGGAGGATGATGACGAGGACTTAGAAACTGAAAGCACGAATTCCAGCTTCCCTGTGCTGGTCATGTCGGACACCCTTCGGGAAGGACTGAAACAGGGACTCGGGGACGTGATACCACGGAAAATAGCACAGTCCCT gaACCACTCTTGTATGGAGATGGTGATATGGAGACCCCCAGAGGATGTTCTGTGCAGCAAACAGAGAGAAACAATGGAGAGGCTCAGGCACAGTACAGACTCCAGTCCTGTAGCAGGGACTCCGGTGTTGAAGGATGGGGATAGTGAGCTCCAGCAACACCCTGCACAGACCCCAGTGTACAGAGACCTCAGCCAGCACAGCTGCACCGAGGAGGACATGGAGCTTTAG
- the LOC117428380 gene encoding coiled-coil domain-containing protein 117-like isoform X2: MSGVSSICEDENTKTQALNSLKPGEENVPSTMLTHNWPTIGSHRTPLVPEDFNFQNRTAEDCLMSGDPRLNAQLLTKRSELNGIPNNLCYGNNRKRQHSDVGVIGRNCKIIKSNTVSSSRYVSCERRYERKHKREHDEETAIPRKRRATAEMVTTSYQAPSFLPEGVAPQHCWGDLSASPQEPAELEGQAAHIEVEGRESVKQWGAAHRRLQEIEDSIIVEDDDEDLETESTNSSFPVLVMSDTLREGLKQGLGDVIPRKIAQSLNHSCMEMVIWRPPEDVLCSKQRETMERLRHSTDSSPVAGTPVLKDGDSELQQHPAQTPVYRDLSQHSCTEEDMEL; the protein is encoded by the exons ATGAGCGGCGTCTCCTCCATATGCGAAGacgagaacacaaaaacacaagcactGAACAGTCTGAAGCCAGGAGAGGAAAACGTTCCTAG TACGATGCTGACCCACAACTGGCCCACGATTGGCAGCCACCGAACCCCACTTGTGCCGGAGGATTTCAACTTTCAGAACCGCACCGCGGAGGATTGCTTAATGTCGGGAGACCCTCGTTTGAATGCACAGCTGCTCACAAAGCGTTCGGAATTAAACGGGATTCCCAATAATTTGTGTTATGGGAATAATAGAAAACGTCAACACAGTGATGTTGGAGTGATAGGACGGAACTGTAAAATTATTAAGAGTAACACCGTCTCGTCGTCTCGTTATGT GAGCTGTGAAAGACGCTACGAAAGAAAGCATAAGAGGGAACACGATGAAGA gACTGCCATTCCCAGGAAGAGACGAGCTACAGCAGAGATGGTGACCACCTCTTACCAAGCTCCCTCCTTTCTCCCTGAGGGTGTGGCCCCTCAGCACTGCTGGGGAGACCTCAGTGCCAGCCCCCAGGAACCTGCAGAGCTGGAGGGGCAGGCAGCCCACATAGaggtggaggggagggagagtgTGAAGCAGTGGGGGGCAGCACACAGGAGACTGCAGGAGATTGAAGACAG TATAATTGTGGAGGATGATGACGAGGACTTAGAAACTGAAAGCACGAATTCCAGCTTCCCTGTGCTGGTCATGTCGGACACCCTTCGGGAAGGACTGAAACAGGGACTCGGGGACGTGATACCACGGAAAATAGCACAGTCCCT gaACCACTCTTGTATGGAGATGGTGATATGGAGACCCCCAGAGGATGTTCTGTGCAGCAAACAGAGAGAAACAATGGAGAGGCTCAGGCACAGTACAGACTCCAGTCCTGTAGCAGGGACTCCGGTGTTGAAGGATGGGGATAGTGAGCTCCAGCAACACCCTGCACAGACCCCAGTGTACAGAGACCTCAGCCAGCACAGCTGCACCGAGGAGGACATGGAGCTTTAG
- the LOC117428282 gene encoding protein tyrosine phosphatase domain-containing protein 1-like, with product MNKLYRRHSTAEFLTHTHLHRSSVAEVLSSSSNRLLAAISASDIYEGYLVYEKWSTRRASAQYTRVGEQLRLVIPAPVQCSVACGGRLCKYENPIKWTEEEQAIKGLYSSWITENILAMARPSSEAIQQHAIIQQFKQLGIQSVFNLQLPGEHASCGPPLEPGSGFTYLPEVFMENKIYFYNFTWKDYGVASLAAVLDIVKVMVFALQEGRVAVHCHAGLGRTGVLIACYLVFVTRMSADRAILYIRAKRPSSIQTRGQLLCVREFDHFLQPLWTVFSLRDSTAHPFTLSQYLTWQRYLLHGLEARRLRNLPKIVCIICRILTGLCENKKCKTRSSAQQCSLQALSREITETLSMLSESDVITVAGVDQVLTPTTISLVSSFIKEQKGPSQEWRTQRLFPQHPLNRRMSYSDSDLQQISLHFTSGSRDLVESWSCLGPQGVQTVRSSGQITDQKTPDGKDCQKLTSNCPATATWQQRQQKMFKRSQTIAEGSVLQSPGPPLSINHNLKESPEGNMKAKCPQFPRVKCCQRMGLHADSSSPATVEQALSCAVKREGVSNGKGEPSCNTGSCRSKQLAVALMLADQHGKNGETLEKILSWQQELNLSEEAWGKLEKELDPAVLSGLLWGWLEHLKQPVLSEADLTNMQSSLTTGSPLQHLNKGQAETLLCVLDCVAKLKDLPADLEDSLLGRIAFAFTGLRRKDDNVPTEHNEFLKRTLKKLLKERTKI from the exons atGAACAAGTTGTACCGGCGGCACTCCACGGCAGAGTTTCTGACGCACACGCATCTCCACCGCAGCTCAGTCGCAGAggtcctctcctcttcctccaaCCGGCTGCTGGCTGCCATCTCCGCCTCCGATATATACGAGGGCTACCTGGTCTACGAGAAGT GGAGCACCCGGAGAGCCAGTGCCCAGTACACCAGAGTCGGGGAGCAGCTACGTCTGGTGATCCCAGCACCTGTGCAGTGCTCAGTTGCCTGCGGGGGGCGCCTGTGCAAATATGAAAACCCCATCAAGTGGACGGAGGAGGAGCAGGCAATTAAAGGGTTATACTCGTCCTG GATCACCGAGAACATTTTAGCAATGGCACGCCCTTCCTCTGAAGCCATACAGCAGCATGCCATTATACAGCAGTTCAAGCA GCTGGGAATCCAGAGTGTGTTTAACCTGCAGCTCCCAGGAGAACACGCGAGCTGCGGGCCCCCCCTGGAGCCTGGGAGTGGATTCACTTACCTGCCAGAAGTGTTCATGGAGAACAAGA TTTACTTCTATAACTTCACATGGAAGGACTACGGAGTGGCTTCTCTGGCAGCTGTGCTGGATATTGTGAAGGTCATGGTGTTTGCACTGCAGGAGGGCAGGGTGGCTGTGCACTGTCACGCCGGTCTGGGCAGAACAG GGGTCCTCATCGCATGCTACCTGGTGTTTGTCACCAGAATGAGTGCTGACAGAGCTATCCTCTACATCCGAGCCAAGAGGCCCAGCTCCATCCAGACCAGGGGGCAGCTACTGTGCGTGCGGGAGTTTGACCACTTCCTCCAGCCTCTCTGGACCGTGTTCTCCTTGCGTGACTCGACTGCCCACCCCTTCACCCTCTCCCAGTACCTCACCTGGCAGCGCTACCTCCTTCACGGCTTGGAGGCACGAAGACTCAGGAACTTGCCAAAAATCGTCTGCATCATCTGTAGGATCCTAACGGGACTCTGCGAAAATAAGAAATGCAAAACACGGTCTTCAGCACAACAATGCAGCCTGCAGGCTTTATCCAGGGAGATAACCGAGACTCTGTCTATGTTATCTGAAAGTGACGTGATAACTGTGGCAGGGGTAGATCAGGTGTTGACTCCCACTACCATTTCACTGGTCTCCTCTTTTATTAAAGAACAGAAAGGGCCTTCTCAAGAATGGAGAACCCAAAGATTATTCCCTCAACATCCCTTAAATAGAAGGATGAGCTACAGCGACTCAGACCTGCAACAAATAAGCTTACACTTTACATCTGGCAGCAGAGACCTAGTTGAATCATGGAGTTGCCTAGGACCCCAAGGAGTCCAGACTGTACGTTCCTCTGGTCAGATCACTGATCAGAAGACACCAGATGGTAAGGATTGCCAGAAACTGACATCAAACTGCCCTGCCACAGCTACATGGCAGCAGAGACAGCAGAAGATGTTCAAACGGAGTCAGACGATTGCAGAGGGAAGTGTTCTGCAAAGTCCTGGTCCACCACTAAGCATAAACCATAACCTAAAGGAATCCCCTGAGGGTAACATGAAAGCAAAGTGTCCTCAATTTCCCAGGGTGAAATGCTGTCAAAGGATGGGGTTGCATGCTGACAGTAGCTCTCCGGCAACCGTGGAGCAGGCCTTGTCATGTGCAGTGAAAAGAGAAGGTGTCTCCAATGGGAAAGGAGAGCCGTCATGCAATACTGGATCTTGCAGGAGTAAGCAGCTGGCTGTGGCCCTCATGCTTGCAGACCAGCATGGAAAAAACGGAGAGACGTTGGAGAAAATCCTGTCCTGGCAG CAAGAATTGAACTTGTCTGAAGAAGCGTGGGGGAAGCTGGAGAAGGAGCTGGACCCAGCTGTCCTGAGTGGACTTCTGTGGGGGTGGCTGGAACACCTCAAGCAGCCTGTGCTATCGGAGGCGGACCTGACAAACATGCAGAGCAGCCTGACTACAGGCAGCCCCCTCCAGCATCTCAACAAG GGACAAGCTGAAACTTTGCTTTGCGTGCTTGACTGTGTGGCCAAACTGAAGGATTTACCAGCCGACCTTGAGGACAGTCTTCTTGGGAGAATCGCTTTCGCCTTCACGGGG ctgAGAAGGAAAGATGACAATGTGCCAACAGAACATAATGAATTCCTAAAGAGAACACTGAAGaagcttttaaaagaaagaacaaaGATCTAA